One region of Juglans microcarpa x Juglans regia isolate MS1-56 chromosome 7S, Jm3101_v1.0, whole genome shotgun sequence genomic DNA includes:
- the LOC121240799 gene encoding uncharacterized protein LOC121240799 has protein sequence MARNENNQSQNEGPGAQALWESIQAQNRQNQERFEGIERMLQEIQRSITNVHMEGNRDQNERRPGGGRGFRPPQQDHVGDNSSSEEELENLVGGGNQRTRDGNTNFKIKIDLPCFNGHLHVESFLDWLLEVENFFDYMQIPEVQQVKLVAYKLRGGASAWWEQTQNNRRRQGKQPVRVWPKMKRLMRARFLPPDYEQLLYQQYQNCRQGARTINEYTEEFYRLNSRNNLAETEGQQVARYIGGLRVAIQDKVTLHAVWTLSEAVNLAMKIESQLSRPPTRAPNLTPSTKGAEPPTQSNPPHFPSSSRDQRTQNNYQVPKANTIPTGTRGGTSQNPYNKPIAGKCFRCNQPGHRSNECPARKSVNLVDGDDPTKESDDESEEDGEFVEGDEGDLVNCVIQRLLLAPKQEDHTQRHVIFKTRCTVNQKVCNLIIDSGSCENIVSRALVSTLQLNTEKHPKPYKINWIKKGAETKVTSTCRIPFSIGKFYNDVVDCDVVEMDACHVLLGRPWQYDVDATYKGRDNTYTFWWHERKVVLLPTGERPHDATVHEKKASFLTVSEDQFLIDAKESGKILTLVVKGRAEEAVSESSPPVRQLLEEFSDIAPQELPAGLPPLRDIQHCIDLVPGVSLPNLPHYRMSPNEHKILQDQVEDLIRKGLIRESMSPCAVPALLMPKKDGSWRMCVDSRAINKITVKYRFPIPRLNDMLDMLAGSKVFSKLDLRSGYHQIRVRPGDEWKTAFKTKEGLYEWLVMPFGLSNAPSTFMRVMHQTLKPFIGKFVVVYFDDILLYSQDERQHMEHLREVLSVLRENKLYINLKKCNFLTSRLLFLGFVVGEEGVHVDEEKVRTIREWPRPSTITQVRSFHGLATFYRRFIRNFSTLAAPITECMKKGQLHWGEDQDVSFAAIKEKLSTAPVLALPSFEKLFEVECDASTIGIGAVLSQEGRPVEFFSEKLNEARRKWTVYELEFYAIIRALKHWEHYLIQREFVLYSDHHALKFVNNQNHVNRMHARWVTFIQKFTMVLKYKSGQHNKVADALSRRGELLLTLRTEITGFEQLKDLYVEDEDFAEAWRRCKLKQPAIDFHIQDEYLFRAISFAYHGHRCVNT, from the coding sequence ATGGCAAGAAATGAAAACAATCAATCCCAGAATGAGGGTCCTGGTGCGCAGGCCCTTTGGGAATCTATCCAAGCACAAAACCGACAAAACCAGGAACGGTTTGAAGGGATCGAGCGCATGCTACAAGAGATTCAAAGGTCTATCACTAATGTCCATATGGAGGGCAATAGGGACCAAAACGAGAGAAGGCCTGGCGGGGGCAGAGGATTTAGACCACCACAGCAAGACCATGTGGGAGATAACTCCTCCAGTGAGGAAGAACTCGAGAACTTGGTGGGAGGAGGAAATCAAAGAACTCGTGACGGTAATACCAACTTCAAGATTAAAATTGACTTACCGTGTTTTAACGGACATCTCCATGTCGAAAGTTTCCTTGATTGGCTCCTAGAAGTAGAGAACTTCTTCGACTACATGCAGATACCAGAGGTTCAACAAGTGAAATTGGTGGCCTATAAGCTACGCGGTGGAGCGTCTGCTTGGTGGGAACAAACACAGAATAACCGAAGGCGCCAGGGTAAACAACCCGTCCGCGTGTGGCCTAAAATGAAGAGATTGATGAGAGCACGATTCCTTCCGCCAGACTATGAGCAACTTCTCTATCAGCAATACCAAAATTGCCGACAAGGTGCTAGGACCATCAATGAGTACACTGAGGAGTTTTATCGCCTGAACTCTCGGAACAACCTTGCGGAAACTGAGGGGCAGCAAGTGGCAAGGTACATTGGTGGGTTACGCGTTGCCATACAGGATAAAGTTACACTGCACGCTGTATGGACACTATCGGAAGCAGTCAACTTAGCCATGAAGATTGAATCACAGCTTTCCCGTCCCCCTACCAGAGCACCGAATCTCACACCATCAACTAAAGGGGCTGAGCCGCCAACTCAGTCGAATCCACCACACTTTCCTTCATCCAGCCGTGACCAGCGGACACAAAATAACTACCAGGTTCCTAAGGCCAACACTATCCCGACTGGGACGAGAGGAGGCACCAGTCAAAATCCATACAACAAACCAATAGCCGGAAAGTGTTTCCGCTGCAACCAACCAGGACACCGCTCCAACGAGTGTCCTGCACGTAAGTCTGTCAACCTGGTGGATGGTGATGATCCAACTAAGGAGAGTGACGATGAATCAGAAGAGGACGGAGAGTTCGTTGAAGGGGATGAAGGGGACTTGGTGAACTGTGTTATCCAGAGGCTACTCTTGGCGCCGAAACAGGAAGATCATACTCAGAGGCATGTTATATTCAAAACCCGCTGCACCGTCAATCAAAAAGTTTGTAACTTGATCATTGATAGCGGGAGCTGTGAAAATATCGTATCAAGGGCGTTGGTGTCCACCTTACAGCTGAATACAGAGAAGCATCCTAAACCTTATAAAATCAATTGGATCAAGAAGGGTGCCGAAACAAAAGTAACTTCCACCTGTCGTATTCCATTTTCAATTGGTAAATTCTATAACGACGTTGTAGATTGCGATGTTGTGGAGATGGATGCCTGTCATGTGTTActtgggaggccatggcagtacGATGTGGACGCCACGTATAAGGGGCGCGACAATACTTATACATTTTGGTGGCATGAACGGAAAGTAGTGTTGCTGCCTACGGGAGAACGACCCCACGATGCTACGGTGCATGAGAAGAAAGCTAGTTTCCTCACCGTGTCAGAGGACCAGTTCTTAATTGATGCAAAAGAGAGTGGGAAAATCTTGACGCTGGTTGTGAAAGGTAGAGCAGAGGAAGCAGTCTCTGAGTCATCTCCACCTGTTCGGCAACTATTAGAGGAATTTTCAGATATTGCTCCGCAGGAGCTACCTGCCGGATTACCCCCCCTGCGTGACATCCAACACTGCATTGATCTGGTACCAGGCGTCAGCCTCCCCAATCTGCCTCACTACCGTATGAGTCCCAACGAGCACAAGATCTTACAAGACCAGGTAGAGGACCTCATACGAAAGGGACTCATTCGAGAAAGCATGAGCCCCTGCGCTGTCCCAGCGTTGCTTATGCCAAAAAAAGACGGTAGCTGGAGGATGTGCGTGGATAGTCGCGCCATCAATAAGATCACGGTAAAGTATAGGTTTCCTATACCACGACTGAATGATATGTTAGATATGCTTGCAGGATCGAAGGTCTTTTCGAAGCTCGACTTAAGAAGTGGTTACCACCAAATAAGAGTTCGACCTGGAGATGAGTGGAAGACAGCTTTCAAAACAAAGGAGGGACTATACGAGTGGTTGGTCATGCCTTTCGGTTTGTCGAATGCACCTAGCACTTTCATGAGAGTCATGCACCAAACTCTCAAACCTTTCATCGGCAAGTTCGTTGTCGTGTATTTTGACGATATTCTCTTATACAGTCAGGATGAACGGCAACACATGGAGCACTTGAGGGAAGTACTTTCGGTTTTGAGGGAAAATAAGTTGTACAtcaatttgaagaaatgtaaTTTCCTAACCAGCAGGTTGTTATTCCTTGGCTTCGTCGTTGGTGAGGAAGGGGTGCATGTAGATGAAGAAAAAGTCCGAACCATCCGGGAGTGGCCCCGTCCATCCACCATTACCCAAGTCCGAAGTTTCCATGGGCTAGCGACCTTCTATCGGCGTTTTATTAGAAACTTCAGCACCCTTGCTGCACCTATCACGGAATGTATGAAGAAGGGGCAACTCCATTGGGGTGAAGACCAGGACGTGAGTTTTGCTGCCATTAAGGAGAAATTGTCTACAGCCCCTGTTCTCGCACTACCCAGTTTTGAGAAGTTGTTTGAAGTGGAGTGCGACGCTTCCACCATCGGTATTGGGGCCGTTCTCTCACAAGAAGGCAGACCTGTTGAGTTTTTCAGTGAGAAGCTAAATGAGGCACGACGCAAATGGACTGTCTATGAGCTAGAGTTTTATGCAATCATTAGGGCGTTGAAACACTGGGAGCACTACCTAATCCAACGTGAGTTCGTACTATACAGTGATCACCATGCCCTGAAATTTGTCAACAATCAAAACCATGTGAACCGAATGCATGCAAGGTGGGTTACATTCATACAAAAATTTACCATGGTCCTTAAGTACAAGTCTGGTCAGCACAACAAAGTTGCGGATGCTCTCAGCCGACGAGGAGAGCTCTTGCTCACCCTACGGACTGAGATCACTGGTTTTGAACAGCTTAAGGACCTCTATGTGGAGGATGAAGATTTTGCAGAGGCATGGAGGAGGTGTAAACTTAAGCAACCTGCGATTGACTTCCACATTCAAGATGAGTACCTATTTCGGGCAATCAGCTTTGCATACCACGGTCATCGTTGCGTGAACACTTAG